A genome region from Brevinematales bacterium includes the following:
- the hypD gene encoding hydrogenase formation protein HypD: MRYVDEYRNSEIAKKYIDEIWKVTKGSWTIMEVCGGQTHTIVRFNIDEVLPPSISFIHGPGCPVCVTPIEIIDKAIEIASLSNVIFCSFGDMLRVPGSHKDLFAVREEGGDVRIVYSPMDALKIAIKNPDKEIVFFAVGFETTAPANAMAVYQAKKMGIKNFSVLVSHVLVPPAIETILKSPKNKVNGFLAAGHVCSVMGYTEYEPIAKKYKVPIVVTGFEPLDILQGVLMLVKQLEEGRYEVENQYTRSVRREGNIEAQSLIKEVFEIVNRNWRGIGTISGSGLGLRKDYEDYDAEKKFGLTFKSVSEPEDCISGLILQGVKKPYECSAFGTKCTPEYPLGAPMVSSEGACAAYYKYKLHKV; the protein is encoded by the coding sequence ATGAGATATGTAGATGAGTACAGGAATTCTGAAATTGCCAAGAAGTACATAGATGAGATATGGAAGGTCACTAAGGGTAGTTGGACAATAATGGAGGTTTGTGGGGGTCAGACACACACTATTGTTAGGTTCAACATAGATGAAGTTTTACCCCCGAGTATATCTTTTATACATGGTCCGGGGTGTCCTGTATGTGTTACACCGATTGAAATAATTGACAAGGCTATAGAGATTGCGTCTTTATCTAATGTTATATTTTGTTCATTCGGTGATATGCTTAGGGTTCCTGGATCTCATAAGGATCTTTTTGCTGTTAGAGAAGAAGGTGGTGATGTTAGAATTGTTTATTCTCCGATGGATGCTCTGAAAATTGCTATCAAAAATCCAGATAAAGAGATTGTGTTTTTTGCTGTTGGTTTTGAGACGACTGCACCTGCTAATGCTATGGCTGTTTATCAAGCTAAGAAGATGGGTATTAAGAATTTTTCAGTTTTAGTTTCTCATGTTTTAGTACCACCTGCTATTGAGACTATTCTTAAGTCTCCGAAAAATAAGGTTAACGGTTTTCTTGCTGCTGGGCATGTATGCTCTGTTATGGGGTATACAGAGTACGAACCTATAGCCAAGAAATATAAGGTACCGATAGTTGTTACGGGATTTGAACCTTTGGATATACTTCAAGGAGTTTTAATGTTGGTAAAACAACTTGAAGAAGGTAGGTATGAGGTTGAGAATCAATACACAAGGTCTGTTAGGAGGGAGGGAAATATAGAAGCACAGAGTTTGATAAAGGAAGTTTTCGAGATTGTCAATAGAAATTGGAGAGGTATAGGTACAATATCGGGTAGTGGTCTTGGTCTTAGGAAAGATTATGAAGATTACGATGCTGAGAAGAAATTTGGGTTGACATTCAAATCTGTTTCTGAACCTGAGGATTGTATAAGTGGATTAATACTCCAAGGAGTTAAAAAACCTTATGAGTGTAGTGCATTTGGTACTAAATGTACTCCAGAGTATCCTTTAGGGGCACCTATGGTATCTTCTGAAGGTGCATGTGCTGCTTATTACAAGTATAAGCTACACAAGGTTTAG
- the hypE gene encoding hydrogenase expression/formation protein HypE has protein sequence MNFDCPVPINANERIRMGHGGGGRLTNNLIENLFKPILSNEYLDKLHDGAVIDLQSRRIAFTTDSYVITPIFFPGGDIGKLAVNGTINDLAMCGSRPMFLSLGLIIEEGFEIDNLRKILCSIRESADKIGVKVVCGDTKVVGRGKGDGIYVNTSGIGIIEHNLEISPTSVKPGDVVILSGDIGRHGAAIMALREGIDFETSIESDCRELWTPVENLLYSSIEIHCMRDLTRGGLVSALNEIAKASNLGVYIYEKDIEIIDEVKAVCEVLGLDPLHMANEGRFICIVPESDGERATSIISNTLGTNARIIGKITEDNKGLVVMKSIIGSNRLLDMMSGEQLPRIC, from the coding sequence ATGAATTTTGATTGCCCAGTTCCTATAAATGCAAACGAAAGAATAAGGATGGGACATGGTGGAGGTGGAAGATTAACAAATAACCTTATAGAGAATTTATTCAAGCCTATACTTTCTAATGAGTATCTCGATAAACTTCATGATGGAGCAGTAATTGATTTACAGTCTAGAAGAATAGCGTTTACGACTGATTCTTATGTTATAACACCTATATTCTTTCCAGGAGGAGATATTGGTAAGCTTGCTGTAAATGGCACTATTAATGATTTAGCGATGTGTGGTTCTAGACCTATGTTTTTGTCTTTGGGGTTGATAATTGAGGAAGGATTTGAGATAGATAATCTCAGGAAAATACTCTGTTCAATAAGGGAAAGTGCTGATAAGATTGGAGTGAAAGTTGTATGTGGTGATACAAAGGTAGTAGGTAGAGGAAAAGGAGACGGAATTTACGTAAATACCTCTGGTATAGGTATTATTGAACATAATCTTGAAATCTCTCCTACAAGTGTTAAACCTGGAGATGTTGTGATTTTAAGTGGAGATATAGGTAGACATGGGGCTGCTATAATGGCCTTAAGAGAGGGTATAGATTTTGAAACATCAATTGAGAGTGATTGTAGAGAATTGTGGACACCTGTTGAAAACTTATTATATAGTTCTATAGAAATACACTGTATGAGAGATCTTACTAGAGGAGGACTTGTTAGTGCGTTAAACGAAATTGCCAAAGCCAGTAATTTGGGAGTTTATATTTACGAAAAAGATATAGAGATTATAGATGAAGTCAAAGCTGTATGTGAAGTCTTGGGGCTTGATCCTCTTCATATGGCTAATGAAGGTAGATTTATATGTATTGTTCCTGAAAGTGATGGGGAGAGAGCTACTTCTATTATTTCGAATACTCTTGGAACAAATGCAAGGATAATAGGTAAAATAACCGAAGACAACAAAGGTC
- the dapB gene encoding 4-hydroxy-tetrahydrodipicolinate reductase: MINVLINGASGRMGTTNVRVFSEDKEIKIVGGIVEKGNPSVGRDIGEVAGIGNIGVKISDNVEDYIEKSDVIVDFSVPSSTSTLIDLALKYNKKLVIGTTGLDKSIMDKVVFASEKIAIVQSPNFSIGVNLMFELVKKASLVLGENFDVEIIEIHHNKKKDSPSGTALKLLESIKEHRKDYNTIYGREGIIGERPSKEIGVFAIRGGDVIGEHNVMFLGYGERIEIIHKASSRETFSRGALRATKFLYTQNKGLFSMKDVLGL, encoded by the coding sequence ATGATAAATGTTTTAATAAATGGAGCCAGTGGTAGAATGGGTACTACAAATGTTAGGGTATTTAGCGAAGATAAAGAAATAAAAATAGTAGGTGGTATTGTAGAAAAAGGCAATCCATCAGTAGGTAGAGACATAGGAGAAGTAGCAGGCATTGGAAACATAGGAGTAAAGATTTCAGATAACGTCGAAGATTACATCGAAAAAAGTGATGTTATCGTAGATTTCTCAGTGCCCTCCTCAACAAGTACCCTAATAGATTTAGCCCTAAAATACAACAAAAAACTAGTTATAGGAACAACAGGACTTGACAAATCCATTATGGATAAGGTAGTATTCGCTTCAGAAAAAATAGCAATAGTCCAAAGTCCTAACTTTAGCATCGGTGTAAATCTTATGTTTGAACTAGTAAAGAAAGCATCATTAGTACTAGGCGAAAACTTTGATGTTGAAATTATTGAAATACATCACAACAAGAAAAAAGACTCTCCTTCAGGAACAGCACTCAAATTACTAGAGAGTATAAAAGAACATAGAAAAGATTATAATACCATCTACGGTAGAGAAGGTATCATTGGAGAAAGACCAAGTAAAGAAATAGGAGTATTTGCTATAAGAGGTGGTGACGTTATCGGAGAACATAATGTTATGTTTCTGGGATATGGAGAAAGAATCGAAATAATACACAAAGCTTCTTCAAGAGAAACATTTTCAAGAGGAGCCCTAAGAGCTACAAAATTTTTGTACACCCAAAACAAAGGCTTGTTTTCTATGAAAGATGTTCTAGGATTGTAA
- the rplB gene encoding 50S ribosomal protein L2 — MGIKTYKPVTNGSRNRTGYDFSEITAEEPYKGLTVGLRKKGGRNNLGRMTVFTKSGGHKKLYRIIDFKRDKRNMWARVETIEYDPNRTARICRVVYEDGERRYILAPLGIKVGDKIMAGENAPIELGCALPLKNIPVGTMVHNVELYPGRGGQIARGGGTFARLDAKEGKYAILRMPSGEIRMVLLNCYATIGQVSNPDVVNIRIGKAGRSRWLGIKPKVRGVAMNPIDHPHGGGEGGKQKGYPYPMTPWAKPTLGYKTRKKNKSTDKYILQRRK, encoded by the coding sequence ATGGGTATCAAGACTTACAAACCTGTCACAAATGGTTCTAGAAATAGAACGGGTTACGATTTTTCTGAGATAACTGCTGAAGAACCATATAAAGGGTTAACTGTAGGGTTAAGAAAAAAAGGTGGAAGAAACAATTTGGGTAGAATGACGGTTTTCACCAAAAGTGGTGGACACAAAAAGCTTTACAGAATAATAGATTTTAAGAGAGATAAAAGAAACATGTGGGCTAGAGTTGAAACAATAGAGTATGATCCTAATAGAACTGCTAGGATATGTAGAGTTGTTTATGAAGATGGTGAAAGAAGATATATTTTAGCACCGCTTGGTATAAAAGTTGGTGATAAAATAATGGCTGGCGAGAATGCACCAATTGAACTTGGTTGTGCTTTACCTCTTAAGAACATACCTGTTGGAACTATGGTACACAATGTTGAGTTGTATCCAGGTAGAGGTGGACAAATTGCTAGAGGTGGTGGTACGTTTGCTAGACTTGATGCTAAGGAAGGTAAATATGCAATATTGAGAATGCCTTCGGGTGAAATTAGAATGGTTTTGTTGAATTGCTATGCTACTATAGGACAGGTTAGTAACCCTGATGTTGTGAATATAAGAATAGGTAAAGCAGGTAGAAGTAGGTGGTTAGGTATAAAGCCAAAAGTTAGAGGAGTTGCAATGAACCCAATTGATCATCCGCATGGTGGTGGTGAAGGTGGTAAGCAAAAAGGATATCCATATCCAATGACACCTTGGGCTAAACCAACTTTAGGGTACAAAACAAGGAAGAAAAATAAGTCAACTGACAAGTATATACTCCAAAGAAGAAAATAG
- a CDS encoding HypC/HybG/HupF family hydrogenase formation chaperone has product MCLGIPGRVVEIDYGSEPLMGKVDFSGVKREVCLEYIPDVKVGDYVIVHVGFAISKLDEEEAQSVFRYLEEMDKVSEQIGGQE; this is encoded by the coding sequence ATGTGTTTGGGTATTCCGGGTAGAGTTGTTGAGATTGATTATGGTTCTGAACCTTTAATGGGTAAGGTTGATTTTAGTGGAGTTAAGAGGGAGGTTTGTTTGGAGTATATACCTGATGTAAAGGTAGGTGATTATGTAATAGTACATGTTGGTTTTGCGATAAGCAAATTAGATGAAGAGGAGGCTCAAAGTGTATTTAGGTATCTTGAGGAAATGGACAAAGTTTCGGAGCAGATAGGGGGACAAGAATGA
- the rpmG gene encoding 50S ribosomal protein L33, with protein sequence MATDVISMVCQECKNKNYYTKKSKKLQREKLELKKYCPRCNKRTIHKEGKA encoded by the coding sequence ATGGCTACCGATGTTATATCGATGGTTTGTCAAGAATGTAAAAATAAAAACTACTACACTAAAAAGTCAAAGAAACTCCAGAGAGAGAAGCTTGAACTAAAGAAATATTGTCCTAGATGTAACAAAAGAACAATTCATAAAGAAGGCAAAGCTTAA
- a CDS encoding 50S ribosomal protein L23 — MPKSIIISPLLSEKAQLMMFDKQNNPTGYYVFKVRKDATKMAIKQEIEKLYGVEVETVNTIVVPRKRKIFRSRVRYSEGWKSGWKKAYIKLSRGIIPIFEELQPVEDQSKARDFKKEDKQKDKQKEKEKKK; from the coding sequence ATGCCTAAATCCATAATCATATCGCCGCTGCTTTCGGAGAAAGCGCAGTTGATGATGTTTGATAAACAGAATAACCCTACGGGGTATTATGTTTTTAAAGTGAGAAAAGATGCTACGAAAATGGCAATAAAGCAAGAAATTGAGAAGCTTTATGGGGTTGAAGTTGAAACCGTTAATACTATAGTTGTTCCGAGAAAGAGAAAAATATTCAGAAGTAGGGTGAGATATAGTGAAGGATGGAAATCAGGGTGGAAGAAAGCTTACATTAAACTTTCTAGGGGTATTATCCCTATATTTGAAGAATTACAGCCAGTAGAGGATCAATCTAAAGCAAGAGATTTTAAGAAGGAAGATAAGCAAAAAGATAAACAGAAAGAAAAAGAAAAGAAGAAGTAG
- a CDS encoding DegT/DnrJ/EryC1/StrS family aminotransferase has translation MNVPLLDLKREYKLIREKVLRDIEEIFENQAFILGKYVNLLENRLKSYLGVEDVIGVSSGTDALLISLMAIDIKLGDEVIVPSFTFYATASSVSRLGAKPVFADIDLETYNIMPDEIEKKISSKTKAIIPVHLYGNPAKIDTIINIANSRNIAVIEDNAQSLGAEYDGKKTGTFGLFGCISFYPTKNLGGAGDGGAISTNDIQLAKKVRMLRVHGSEKRYYHDYIGVNGRLDEIQASYINNRLDRIEQNNQERISIASKYNSLLKTLEEKELLFTPRSTDSSKHIYHQYTIRIPNYRDKLREYLTGKGIGTEIYYPLPLHLQKCFSELGYKEGDLPNTEKASKEVLSLPIFPGLTDEEIDYVVQTIMDFFRSI, from the coding sequence ATGAATGTACCTTTACTTGATCTAAAGAGGGAATATAAGCTTATTAGAGAAAAAGTTTTAAGAGATATAGAAGAGATATTTGAAAACCAAGCGTTTATACTTGGCAAGTATGTTAATCTTCTTGAAAATAGGCTAAAATCATATTTGGGTGTTGAGGATGTAATTGGAGTTTCTTCGGGAACTGATGCACTTTTGATATCTTTGATGGCTATTGATATAAAGTTAGGTGATGAAGTTATAGTACCATCATTTACGTTCTATGCTACTGCAAGTAGTGTTTCTAGGTTGGGTGCTAAACCTGTTTTTGCTGATATTGATCTTGAAACATATAATATAATGCCTGATGAAATAGAAAAAAAAATATCATCTAAAACAAAAGCTATAATTCCAGTTCACCTTTATGGTAATCCTGCTAAGATTGATACTATAATTAATATAGCCAACTCTAGGAATATAGCAGTAATAGAAGATAATGCTCAATCTCTTGGTGCAGAATATGATGGTAAGAAGACAGGTACATTTGGTTTATTTGGATGTATATCTTTCTATCCTACAAAAAATCTAGGTGGTGCAGGAGATGGTGGAGCAATATCAACTAATGATATACAGCTTGCTAAAAAGGTTAGAATGCTTAGGGTGCACGGCTCAGAGAAAAGATACTACCATGACTACATAGGTGTAAATGGAAGACTTGATGAAATACAAGCATCTTATATTAACAACAGATTAGACAGGATAGAGCAAAATAATCAAGAGAGGATAAGTATAGCAAGTAAATATAACTCTTTACTAAAAACGCTTGAAGAAAAGGAATTACTTTTTACCCCTAGATCAACAGATTCTTCAAAGCATATATACCACCAATACACTATAAGAATTCCAAATTACAGAGATAAGTTGCGGGAGTATTTAACAGGTAAGGGGATTGGAACGGAAATTTATTATCCTTTACCGCTACATCTTCAGAAGTGTTTTTCAGAATTGGGATATAAAGAAGGAGATTTACCGAATACAGAGAAGGCTTCAAAAGAGGTACTTTCTTTACCTATCTTTCCAGGGCTTACGGATGAGGAAATAGATTATGTTGTACAAACTATTATGGATTTCTTTAGGTCCATTTAG